A stretch of DNA from Candidatus Pantoea bituminis:
ATGAGGATCATCAGCACATTGCCGAGGCGATTGTCGCGGGTGATGAAACCGCTGCACGTGCTTCGATGGAAAAGCATCTACAACACGTGCAGCAGCGTTTACTTGGTTAATCCTTTCGCGCGTTTGGGACGTCCGGTGCCCAGCATGATCGCCAGACGGCTACCGCCCGGCGTGGTCTCCATCAATATTTTCGTAATGCTGGTCAGCGGCACCGATAGCAGCATACCGACCGGCCCCAGCAACCAGCCCCAAAAATCAACGACAAAAAGACCACCAGCGTTGATAAACCCAGTCCACGCCCCATCAGGCGCGGTTCCAGCATATTGCCGAACACCATGTGAATGGCAGAGAACAGCGCCGCCACCATCACGGCATCAAAGAGGCTATTCAGCAGCAGCGCCTGAATAAACGGTGGAATACCCGCAAGGATTGGACCGATGTTAGGAATGAAGTTGAGAATAAACGCCACCACGCCCCACAGCAGCGCGAACTTCACGCCCAGCAACACTAAGCTGAGCCAGACGGCAACGCCGGTCACTAAGCTAACCAGCGTTTTTAATGCCAGATAATGTGTGACGCCTTTCAATGCTTTGTGCAATCCCGCGATGCGTATTTTGGGATTGACCAGTGCGTTACGCATTTTGTAAGGCAGATGGTGAACTTCAAACAGCATGAAAACCACCGTCAGAACCAGCAGCACAATATTGGTCATGGCACCGGAAAAACGGGTTAGCGCACTGGTGGCCAGATTCATCATCATGCTGGGATCGAAGCGTTGTACCAGAGACTCGGTGGAGATATTAAGGTGAAACTGCGCTGCTAAATGCTGCACAACCGTCATTTTCTGTTCCAGGGTGGCGCGTAATTGCGGATAGATATCCGAAAATTCACTCACCGAACTGGCTATTACCGCGATGAGCAGCAACATCACCAACATAATCACCGTAATAACCAAGGTGATCGCCACTCCACGACGTAACCCGCGGCGCATCAACATCGTCACCAACGGATTAAGCACAATAGCGAAGAAGGCCGCGAGTAACAGCGGAACCAGAATATCGGAAGCTGCGCGGATACCCGCCAGAACGATGACCAGCATCGCCAGTTTAATCAGAATATTTTGCCCAATTTTTTCCTGCTGTAGCTCGCTCATTCCCTCTCCTGAAATAAAATTGGCTGAGAGAAGTGTAGCCTAAGCCGGATTAACAAACTGATTTATCAGAGAAACGGTAAGAGCTCACTCACGTGGCGACGCAGTCATGCCTGCGCGCCTAATATCAATGTCAGACGGGAAAGCAATGCGACTGCCGCTATTGTCCCACCACACCCTGTTCACACTGTCGCCAGATAAAATCGTGATGGTTTGCGTTGCCGCTGACGCAAATCGGTACGGTAAACCGCTTGCAGAGCACAATAGCGAACCTCCTCTCTATTGTTGTCTGTAAGCGGGGCCGATCAGCCACCGCCTTGCCGCAATCCGAATTATTTAAGGTATAGTCATTTCTTGAGCCTAAAAAATTCAGCTAAAGACGAGCGCAATCACTCATGCCAGACCAACCCGCAGCGCAATCTGCACCCCGTCATTCCCAGATTACCCTCCTGATTATCTCCATTGTGATGTACAACTTTGCTACTTATCTCACTATCGGTTTACCGTTGGCGGTGCTGCCGGGTTTAGTCAACGACACGCTCGGCTACAGCGCTTTTTGGGCGGGATTAGTCATCAGCTTGCAGTATCTCGCCACGCTGCTGAGTCGTCCGCATGCTGGACGATACGCCGATCTCTGGGGACCAAAAAAGTGGTGGTTTGGGGGTTGGTGGGGTGTTTGATCAGCGGGTTATGCATTTTGGCGGCAGCATTGACGCTCAGCACACCAACGTTGAGCCTGGTGTTGCTGTGTGTGGGACGATTAATTCTTGGCGTGGGCCAAAGTTTCTCGGGAACGGGCACCTCGCTATGGGGCGTGGCGCGCGTCGGCTCGCTGCATATTGGTCGGGTAATATCCTGGAATGGCATCGTCACCTATGGCGCGATGGCGATTGGTGCGCCGCTCGGCGTCATGATTTTTCGTATGGGCGGCTTATTGTGGCTCTCCGCCATTATTATCACTATTTCTGTGGTCGCCATTGCTTTGGCAATACCGCGCCCAGCGGTAAAAGCGAGCAAAGGCAGACCACTGCCGTTTCGCGCCGTGTTGGGAAAAGTGTATGGATTTGGCCTGATCCTGGCGATGGGATCGGCGGGCTTCGGCGTTATTGCGACCTTTATTACACTGTTCTACAAGGCGAAAGGCTGGGAAGGTGCCGCCTTTGCGCTCACGCTGTTTAGTGCCGCTTTTGTCGGTGCACGCTTGCTGTTTCCCAATGCGATTACTCGTCACGGTGGACTGCGCGTTGCCAGCGTTTGCCTGGCAGTGGAAGCGGTTGGTCTGTTTCTGGTGGCGGGCGCGTTCGAGCCCTGGATGGCAAAAGCGGGGGCATTTCTCACCGGCGCAGGCTTCTCGCTGGTATTCCCGGCAATTGGCGTGGTGGCGGTAAAAGTGGTGCCGCAGCAAAATCAGGGCAGCGCGTTAGCAACCTACACGGCGTTTATGGATTTATCTCTGGGGATCACCGGGCCAATTGCCGGGTTTATCATGAGCTACGCAGGTGTGCCGCTGGTCTATCTGCTCACCGCGCTGTTGGTCTGCTTTGCGCTGTTTTGCACATTACGCATGATTCGTCATCAGCCCACCGCGCTGAAGAGTGAAAGAGAGGAAAAGTAAAAAAGCGGCCTCCGACCGAGGCCAAAAAATGTGTCACAAGACACAGATAAGGGTAAGGTCACGCGGCGCAAAGACGTCAGCGCCGCGCAGGGGATTAGGCTTGTAGCAGTTCGATACTGAAACGAATTTGGCGTTCTATTTCGGTTGGCGTCCAGCGGTTTAGTTCGGATGAGAAAGGCTCAAACGCGTAGACACCTTTATAACCAAGCATCTCCAGGCGCTTCACCTGCGCCACGCTGTTCAACACATCGTGATCACTCAACATGATGCGTTCTTCGTCGGTCAACTCAGCCGTTGGGCGGGTATCTTCCACGCCGGACAAGTGCACCAGGCCAATCTGGTTAACATCAATCTCTGCCGGAAATTCTTGTTCGGCATTTTCATACAGATGGTGGTGGAAAGTATCCAGCAGCAGTTTAAACGGTACGTTGGCATCACGAATCAACTGCTGTGCCTGTACGGCAGAACGCAGCGAACTGATCGGGAAACCCAGCGGCTCAACTAAACCCTGCACGCCATAATGTTCAAAACGCGGCGCGAGTTTCTGCATCGCTTCCAGCGTCTGCTGAGGTGAGATGGCAACGCCTTCGTTCAGTGGGCACATCACTAAGGCTTTCGCACCGATACTTTTTGCCTCTTTTAACAGCGCCTCCGCTTTTTCCAACAGCGCATCGTCGGCACGGTTAAAGGGATAAAGCGCATTAATAGTGACAATTTCAATGTGATATTTCTCGGTAAGCGCGCGCAGTTGTTCAGGTGATAAATCATCTGTCACTTTGCCGCTCGGCATGTCATTACGCAGCTCTACTTTGCTTAATCCCAGGCGCTGTACTAACTGGAAGAAGGCTTCCAGCGAAAGGGCGGGGGCAATTTTTCGGTTAATACAGAAACGAGTGGGATCAATGGCCATGCTGCGGCTCCTGTTAGGGGAGATAAGATGCAGCAAAGAAAACATTTATTTCATTAATAGTGAATAATGGAATGCGTATTATTAGATCTGCTTCGCAATAATTTCATATTTCGTTCCATAGCACAGCTCCTCCACCCTGTTTCTTTGAAAAAACGCATAAGATTTTATGGCACTGCTGCCGCTGCTGGAGGCGCATTATCACTGGCTAAAATGCATTTTGATGCCAACACGCAAAGCCGCGAAGAAAAATGCGATCTGTGCCGCTAAAAGAAATTTTCCAAAAAGAACTATTTGAAAAATTTGTTCCACTGTAATAGCTTCATAACACGCTTTAGGCTTCGCCTGATCAGGCAACGTGACTTCCAGCACGCGCAGTCTGCAGGGAACGTAAACATTCAAAGAGGCAACAACATGAATATCGTAGGAAACTTTATTGGCGGTAAAACCACCCACAGCGCCAGCAACGAAACCATTCCTGTTTATGATCCGGCAACCGGCAAAGTGGTCCGCGAACTGACGCAAAGTACCGCTGATGAAGTCGCTCAGGCGATTGAAGTTGCACACAATGCCTTTCCAGCCTGGTCAAAAACCTCTCCGCTACGTCGTGCGCGCGTGCTGTTCAATTTTAAAGCATTGATGGAACAACATCGCGATGAGCTGGCGGCATTGATCGTCTCTGAACACGGTAAAGTCTGGTCAGATGCGCTGGGCGAACTGACGCGCGGCATCGAAGTGATTGAATTTGCCTGCGGTATTCCACACCTGATTAAAGGCGAATATTCGGCTAACGTCGGCACTGGCGTTGACAGCTTCTCGCTGATGCAGCCGGTGGGTGTTGTGGCGGGTATTACCCGTTCAACTTCCCGGCGATGGTGCCATTATGGATGTTCCCTATCGCGCTGGCGTGCGGTAATACCTTCATTCTTAAGCCGCCTGCACTCGACCCTTCTGCCGCTGTTCGCATGGCAGAACTGCTGACCGAAGCGGGTCTGCCGGACGGTGTCTTTAATGTGGTTCACAGTTCCAACGACGATGCAGAGCAGTTGTATAAAGATCCACGCATCGCTGCTGTTAGCTTTGTGGGTTCTTCCGGCGTCGCAGAACATATCTATAAAACAGCCAGCGCCCACGGCAAACGCGTTCAGGCGTTTGGTGCAGCGAAAAACCACGCCATTGTGATGCCGGATGCCGATCTGGATGCCACCGTGAACGCCATCATGGGCGGCGCGTTTGGATCCGCAGGCGAACGCTGCATGGCGTTGCCAGTTGTGGTTGCTGTTGGCGATGATACGGCTGATAAGTTAATTGCGAGCCTGACTCCGCTGGTGAAAGCGCTGCGTGTCGGCCCTGGCATCAACAAAGGTTCAGAAGAGAATGAGATGGGGCCGGTGGTTTCCGCGGCACATCAGAAAAAGTGCTTGGCTACATAGATAAAGGCGAGCAGGAAGGTGCAAAACTGGTGGTGGATGGCCGTAACTTCCAGGTGCCTGGCCATGCTGAAGGTTATTACGTTGGCGGCACGCTGTTCGACAACGTGACGTCTGACATGGTGATCTGGCGTGAAGAGATTTTTGGACCGGTGCTGAGCATTATGCGCGCGCCTGATTACGACAGCGCATTGAAACTGGTTAACAGCCACGAATTTGGCAACGGCAGCGCTATCTTTACCAGCAACGGCAATACCGCGCGCGAATTTGTGCAGGATGTTGAAGCGGGCATGGTGGGTGTTAACGTACCGGTTCCTGTGCCGATGGCCTTCCACAGCTTTGGCGGCTGGAAACGTTCGGTCTTTGGTGCATTGAACGTGCACGGCCCAGATGGCGTCCGCTTCTATACCCGCATGAAAACCGCAACCGCCCGTTGGCCGAGTGGTCAGCAAACCGTTTCTGAATTCAGCATGCCGACGCTGGGCTAATTCATTTTTATACCCGAAAGCCTTCAGGCGACAGCAGTGGAACATGCGTTTGCATCCTCAATCCTTGATAGAGGTAAACAGATGCTATTAACGCAGTTGTCGCTTGAATGATGACGGAGAAGGAGGATTAGGATGTCTTTACTTTCTAAAGCACAACAGCCTGACAGCCAGGGACGTATTCAGCATGTCACCCCGGAAAGTGCAGGCTGGCGTTATGTTGGCTTTGACGCTTACCTGCTGAAAAAGGGAGAAATCCTGCGTCTGAGCAGCGGTGAAAAAGAGCTTTGTTTAGTGTTAGTGGCGGGGCTGGCATCAGTGAAAACGCGCCACGCTGAGTTTCCTGGCATCGGCAAACGCATGTCACCCTTTGAACGCGTTCCACCCTATTCGGTGTATGTGCCGCACAACGATGAAGTCGAGATTCAGGCGGACAGCGACCTTGAGCTGGCGGTATGTAATGCGCCAAGCCAGGGCAATTTACCGGCTCGCCTGATTGCGCCCGCTGACGTCGGCGTTGAACAGCGCGGAAAAGGGCGCAATAAACGCCTGGTACATAATATTCTGCCGGATAATGAACCCGCCGACAGCCTGCTGGTCGTGGAAGTGTATACCGATGAGGGCGACACCAGCTCATATCCAAGCCACAAGCACGATCAGGAAAACAGCGAAAACGAAACCTATCTGGAAGAGACCTATTATCACCGTTTCGATCCAGAGCGTGGATTTGCGATGCAGCGCGTTTATACCGAAGATCGCTCGCTGGATGAGTGCATGGCGCCCTATAACCGCGATGTGGTTACTGTGCCGCGCGGTTATCATCCGGTCGCGACTCTGGCGGGGTATAACAACTATTACCTCAACGTGATGGCTGGCCCGGAACGTTTATGGAAGTTTACCTGGGAGAAAGATCACGCCTGGGTAAACAGCGATGACTATCCGCGCAGCAAATAATGGCGGAAAACAAAAAGGCAGCCTTGAAATGGCTGCCTTTTTTATGCCTGAACGCGAATGTTTGATAAAACACCCTGCTCAGCAATGATCTCTATCAGTTATGACTTTTTTCGACATTCTTATCCGCATTATTCAAGGCAAGCGAAACGGCCAACGTCTGCGCCAGGCACAACGAAGCGACCTGAGAACGGAAGCCATCAACCTGCGCTTCACGTACCACGAAGCAGACATCGCTGAAAGCGGCCAGCGGACTGACCTGGCTGTCGGTAATGGCGATTTGATGCGCGCCGCGTTTAGCCCCTAATTCAACCACTTCAACGGCTTCACGTGCGTAAGGTGAATAGCTAATGGCGATCACCACATCTTTCGGATTTACCAGGCTGAGCTGCTCGGTGAACATCCCACCCAGACCATCAATCAGGAAGGCACGACGTTCAAGGTGGCGCAGAGCATAAACCAGATAGGACGCCACGCTAAACGAGCGGCGCAGGCCAATAACGTAAATGTTTTCAGCTTCATTAAGCAGCTTAACGGCCTTATTTAACTGGTCCGGATTCACCTGCATCGCCAGCTGCTGCAATGCCTGGCTGTTTACCATAGTGAAAACGTTAAGGATTTCGGCTGGGCTTTCTGGTGCGCTGGCGCTGTCATCGGTAGAGGTTTGACGAAACAGGCGGGCGCGCTCGGTATAGTTCACCGTTTCTTCCATCAGATGCTGACGGAAAACTTGTTTCATTTCGTTGAACCCGCTGAAGCCAAACGCATTGGCAAAGCGAATCAGTGTGGAAGGCGGTACATCCGCTTGGGATGCGATGGAAGCCACGGTATCAAAAGCAATGCTGTTACTGTTATCAAGGATATAACGAGCGACCTGTTTTAGACGCTTGCTCAGTGTTTCATAGCGGCGACGAATATCGTCCTGCAGCAAGGAAAGTTGGGTGGGATTATTGGTCATTACTTCTGCCCGTTTAATAAGAATAATGGCTGGATAATGAGCGCTATAGTACCAGATGGATGGAAAATTTCATTTCTTTGCGTGTAATGAGGGCTTTATTTCATGGGTTTATGAAATACCTCACAGAATCCGTGGAGATGCGTGACGAAGCACGACATCCCCACCATTTTATTACGGTCAGATTTCAGGTTAAAGAAGGTTTAAACGTTACAAACCTGCATTTTCGCGAATGTATTTGCGCGCCTTCACGGCATATTCAAAGGGATTAGCCAGCGCGGGATCTTGCTCCGCTTCCACCACCATCCAACCTTTGTAGCCGTAATCGTCGAGGATTTTGAACACCGGTTTGAAGTCAATCACGCCGTCGCCGGGTACGGTAAACGTGCCTTTTTTCACCCCATCGAGGAAAGAGAGTTTATTTTGACGCACCTCTGCCACTACGTCATCGCGCACATCTTTCAGATGGACGTGGAAGATACGCGGCAGGTATTTTTTCAGCACTGCCAGCATCTTCTCTTGTGAGCCTTCTGAGTAGTAAACATGGCCAGTGTCATACAACAGGCCGACGTTTTCGTTGGTCAGCGCCATGAAACGGTCAATCTCTTCAGTGGTCTGAATGCCGGTTCCCATATGATGATGCAGCGTAACGCGCATGCCTTTTTCAGCTGCGATAGCCGCCAGCTCGTTATAACCTTCCGCCGTTAAACGCCACTCTTCATCGGTGAAAACCGGCTTCTCTTCCAGCACCGCCAGCGTGGTGCCCTGAATACTTTTGCTCTGCTCAGAGCAGCCAATGACACGTGCACCCATCGCGTGCAGGAAGTTCATGTGGTTCACAAACTCGTCGATGGTTTTAGCTTTGTCGCCGTTGGCAAAAAAGGTGCTGAACCAGGCGTTACAGATCTCAATGCCACGAATATCCAGCATCGGCTTTAAAATTGCCGGATCGCGCGGGTATTTGCTGCCCACTTCGCTGCCAGTAAATCCTGCCAGCGCCATCTCACTCACCGTCTGTTGAAAAGTATTTTCACTGCCCAAATCAGGCATATCATCATTGGTCCAACCGATCGGCGCTATTGCCAGCTTCACGTTATCTTTGTTCATTTTGTAATCCTTTTGATAAGGGCGGAACAGTGCCGCCCACAATAAAAGCGCGGGATCAGTGGTTATAAAAATCAGGACGCGGCGGCATTTCTACTGGCTCAATCGCGCCGCTGTTTTGCGCCTTCAGGCACGCATCGGCAGCAACGGAAGCAGCAAAGCCATCCCAGGCTGAGGGGCCCGTTAACTGGCCCGCTTTCACATCATTGATGAACGCCTGTAGCTCAACGTCATAGGCATCAATAAAACGATCTTTCCAGTCGACCAAAATGGTGTTCGAAAGTTTGGCGTCTTTACGCAGCTGAACAGAAGAGGGCTCAGGCAGTTTAGCAATACCGGTTTCGCCAACCACTTCACACTGAATGTCGTAGCCGTAAGCGCAGTTAACAAAAATTTCCACGTCGATGCGCACGCCTTTTTGCGTTTCAAACAGCACAATTTGCGGATCTTTCAATTTGGCGTGGCTCTTCGACGTCACGCGTGGGAAGACCACCTGCACGCTTTTATAATCGTCGTTGGTCAGCCAGCGCAGCACATCCAGTTCGTGAATCAGGGTGTTAGTAATCGCCATATCGGTGGTGTAATTTTCCGGCACCGTTGGGTTGCGATGGGCGCAATGCAGCATCAGCGGTTCGCCAATTTCACCGTCGGTAATCACCTTTTTCAGGGCGCGATAACCAGAATCGTAAGGGCGCATAAAGCCCACCTGCACTAGACGCTTGCCGTGTTTGATCTCCGCCTCTACCACGTGACGGCAGCCTTCAGCGCTCATTGCCAGCGGCTTTTCACAGAACACCGGCTTACCGGCAGCAATCGCAGCCAGGGTAAACTCTTCATGAGTCGGATCCCATGAAGTCACTAATATGGCGTCGACTTCAGGCGATTGAATCACCTGATGACCATCTTGATAGACTTCTGCTTCGATATTCAGGCGTTGCAACGCTGCGCGTGCGCCATCAACGTTGATGTCAGATACGGCGACCACTTTCGCACCCTGCAGCACGTTATTGCAGCGACGAATGTGTTCCTGACCAATTGCACCTGTACCGATTACGCCAAGTTTCAAAGTCATAATTATACCTGTAGGGTTCATTCGGATAAGAGAAAGGGCCGGGAACCGGCCCTGAGATTAATACTTACGGGCTTGATCCAGGTGCGCGTTTAGGCTGTCGGCGACGCTTTGGGTGCGTTCTGAATCCGACGTCTGCGCCACGCCCACGTGCCACCAGCTGAAGTACTTATGAATCATGGTCTTTGGCAAGACTTTAATATCAATGAGCGTCGATACCGTCTGCTTCTTCGCATCTTCCAGCGCCGCTTTGAGCTGATCCAGCGTGGTCACACGATAGGTTTTGCAGCCGTAACCGGCGGCAATAGAAGCAAAATCAACCGGGACAAAACCCCCATCCAGCTTGCCACCTTCCGGGTTACGGAAGCGGAATTCGGTAGTGAAGCTATCCATGCCGTGTTCCATTTGCAGGTTATTGATGCAGCCGTTGGTCATGTTATCCAACAGCACCACGTTGATTTTGGCGCCTTCCTGAATGGATGTGACCAGCTCGGAGTGCAGCATCATGAATGAACCATCACCGACCAGCGCGTAAACTTCACGCTGCGGCTGCGCCAGTTTGACGCCCAGTGCGGCATTCACTTCATAACCCATGCAGGAATAGCCGTACTCAACGTGGTACGCGTTGTAATCTTTGGTGCGCCACACGCGTTGCAGGTCGCCCGGCAAGCTGCCCGCGGCTGCCACAATCACTGCATCCTTTGGGAGCTGCTCGTTTAAGGTGCCGAGCACGCTGCTCTGCGTGAGCAGGGATTGTGTCAAACGGTTGAACTCAGCAAATACCGCTTCGCGATCGATGTGATCGGCAATTTCTGGGGTAAAGCCTTCGCTGTATTCAACCTGATAAACACGCTGCGTCTCTTTCAGCAGTTTGCTTTGAGCCTGCTCGATTTGGTTGCCCCAATCGTTGCTGTAATTTTGGGAAACCAGCGCCGCGCTCAGCGCCGTTAATCCTTCACGCGCATCCGCTAGCAACTGCACGCCATCTAACTTGTAGCTGTCGAAATTACTGACGTTAACGTTGAGGAAGCTGACCTCGGGGTTCTGGAAAATCCATTTCGATGCGGTGGTGAAATCGGTGTAGCGCGTCCCCACGCCAATCACCAAATCAGCCTCTTTCGCCAGCAAGTTGGCGGCCAGACAGCCGGTTTCGCCGACGCCGCCCACGTTGAGCGGATGATCGGAAATGATTGTGCCTTTACCCGCCTGGGTTTCAGCAAAGGGATTTGATAGCGTTCAGCAAACTGACGCAGCGCTTCGCCCGCTTCGGAGTATTTCACGCCACCGCCACAAACAATGATTGGCTTGCGTTTACGCACAATCAGCGAAAGGGCATCTTCTAACTGGGCTGCGGTGGGTAAGCGGCGATCCAGACGATGAACACGTTTTTGGAAGAAATATTCCGGGTAATCCCAGGCTTCGCCTTGTACATCTTGTGGCAGAGAGATCGTCACCGCGCCGGTTTCTGCCGGATCGGTGAGCACGCGCATTGCATTGATGCAGGCGGTCATCAGCTGTTCTGGGCGGCTGACACGGTCCCAGTATTTGCTGACGGCGCGGAAGGCGTCATTGGTGCTGATGCTGAGATCGTGCGCTTGTTCAATTTGTTGCAGCACCGGATCGGGCTGGCGGGTCGCGAACACGTCGCCCGGCAGCAGCAGCAGAGGAATACGGTTTGCCGTGGCGGTAGCGGCGGCGGTAATCATGTTTGCCGCACCCGGCCCAACGGAAGAGGTGCAAGCAATGATTTGACGACGCAGCGATTGCTTAGCAAAACCCGTCGCAGCATGCGCCATACCTTGTTCGTTACGTCCCTGATGCACTACCAGATCGCCGCTATCCTGCTCCAGCGCCTGACCCAAACCCAGAACGTTGCCATGACCGAAGATGGCGAAGATGCCTTTGACAAACTTCGTCTCAACGCCATCAACATCAATGAATTGGTTATCAAGAAATTTAACCAGCGCCTGTGCAGTGGTCAGTCTGATTGTGCCCATATGCTCTTCCTTTACATGCTGGTGGTGCCTGAAATCCGAGCGCGGTAGGCGATGTAGAACCTCGGAAAAGGCGACCGGGGGTAATTGAAACGTGAAGCGATTATAAACAAATATATTTTTCATAAAATACGATTACAGAAGAAACATTTCATTTTGCGAGTGAGATCAAATTTAACGCCAAAACGGGGCTTTGATCGTTTTTGTCACGTCGTAAAGTGGAACGCCCGGTAGGCTTCACTGCCATATGAAAAATTTCATTTCATTTCAGTAGATTCCCCTTTTAATCAGGCTTTTCCTGCGATCTGTCTCACAACCCTGCAACAGCGGGTACTGGCGGGGTTGAATCTTTCCAGTATTGATCGCTTTCCAGAGTTTTACCTGGTTCACAAAATCGCGATGGATATTTCATTTCATATTGAATTTGGAATTTTTATTCCCCATACTTCGGAAATAGCCAATCAGGCACCTTGAGACCCCGGAAGCAAAGCGCGCGTTATCGGGCTTTTCGCCGACAGTGTCTGCTTATCACAGAAGGAAACCACAGGTATGAGTACACAACAGAAGCGGCTTGATGTGATTTGTATCGGACGCATCGCCGTCGATTTTTATGGTCAGCAAATTGGCGCTCGCCTGGAGGATGCCACCTCGTTTGCTAAATACCTTGGCGGTTCTTCAGGGAACGTGGCTTACGGTACGGCCATTCAGGGTTTGAAATCCGCCATGCTGGCGCGGGTGGGTGATGAGCATAATGGCCGCTTCCTGCGTGAAGAGTTACAGCGCGTGGGCTGTAATACCGAGGGATTGATTACCGATGAGAAACGTCTTACCGGCATGGTGATCCTTGGCATTAAAGATGAAGAGACCTTTCCGCTGATTTTCTACCGTGATAACTGCGCCGATATGGGCCTGGTGCCAGAAGACATTAAAGAGGAATTTATCACTGCTTCTCGCGCCGTGGCGGTTACGGGAACCCATTTATCGCATCCGCAAACGCGTGAAGCGGTACTGAAAGCGCTGGATATTGCCAAGCGCAATGGCCTACGTACCGCGCTGGATATCGATTATCGCCCGGTTTTATGGGGTTTGACCTCGTTGGGTGACGGTGAAACGCGTTTCATCGAATCGGCTCAGGTCACGCAGCAGCTACAAGAAGTGGTGCATTACTTCGATTTGATTGTTGGAACCGAAGAAGAGTTTCATATCGCTGGTGGCAGCACTGACACGTTAACCGCGTTGAAAAATGTGCGTCAGGCGAGTCAGGCGACGCTGGTTTGTAAGCGCGGTCCAATGGGATGCGTGGTGTTTGAAGGCGATATTCCTGACAGCTGGGAACAAACCAAACTGCAAACTGGCGTACGCGTAGACGTGCTAAATGTACTGGGCGCAGGCGATGCCTTTATGTCTGGCCTGCTGCGCGGCTGGTTGAATGATGAAGGTTGGGAGCAAGCTTGCCGCTACGCCAATGCCTGCGGCGCGCTGGTGGTGTCACGTCACGGTTGTGCGCCAGCCATGCCGACCAAAGCGGAGCTGGATGATTTCCTCAGCCGTGACAAAGACGTT
This window harbors:
- a CDS encoding TIM barrel protein: MAIDPTRFCINRKIAPALSLEAFFQLVQRLGLSKVELRNDMPSGKVTDDLSPEQLRALTEKYHIEIVTINALYPFNRADDALLEKAEALLKEAKSIGAKALVMCPLNEGVAISPQQTLEAMQKLAPRFEHYGVQGLVEPLGFPISSLRSAVQAQQLIRDANVPFKLLLDTFHHHLYENAEQEFPAEIDVNQIGLVHLSGVEDTRPTAELTDEERIMLSDHDVLNSVAQVKRLEMLGYKGVYAFEPFSSELNRWTPTEIERQIRFSIELLQA
- the iolB gene encoding 5-deoxy-glucuronate isomerase — translated: MSLLSKAQQPDSQGRIQHVTPESAGWRYVGFDAYLLKKGEILRLSSGEKELCLVLVAGLASVKTRHAEFPGIGKRMSPFERVPPYSVYVPHNDEVEIQADSDLELAVCNAPSQGNLPARLIAPADVGVEQRGKGRNKRLVHNILPDNEPADSLLVVEVYTDEGDTSSYPSHKHDQENSENETYLEETYYHRFDPERGFAMQRVYTEDRSLDECMAPYNRDVVTVPRGYHPVATLAGYNNYYLNVMAGPERLWKFTWEKDHAWVNSDDYPRSK
- a CDS encoding MurR/RpiR family transcriptional regulator — translated: MTNNPTQLSLLQDDIRRRYETLSKRLKQVARYILDNSNSIAFDTVASIASQADVPPSTLIRFANAFGFSGFNEMKQVFRQHLMEETVNYTERARLFRQTSTDDSASAPESPAEILNVFTMVNSQALQQLAMQVNPDQLNKAVKLLNEAENIYVIGLRRSFSVASYLVYALRHLERRAFLIDGLGGMFTEQLSLVNPKDVVIAISYSPYAREAVEVVELGAKRGAHQIAITDSQVSPLAAFSDVCFVVREAQVDGFRSQVASLCLAQTLAVSLALNNADKNVEKSHN
- the iolE gene encoding myo-inosose-2 dehydratase is translated as MNKDNVKLAIAPIGWTNDDMPDLGSENTFQQTVSEMALAGFTGSEVGSKYPRDPAILKPMLDIRGIEICNAWFSTFFANGDKAKTIDEFVNHMNFLHAMGARVIGCSEQSKSIQGTTLAVLEEKPVFTDEEWRLTAEGYNELAAIAAEKGMRVTLHHHMGTGIQTTEEIDRFMALTNENVGLLYDTGHVYYSEGSQEKMLAVLKKYLPRIFHVHLKDVRDDVVAEVRQNKLSFLDGVKKGTFTVPGDGVIDFKPVFKILDDYGYKGWMVVEAEQDPALANPFEYAVKARKYIRENAGL
- a CDS encoding Gfo/Idh/MocA family oxidoreductase, which translates into the protein MTLKLGVIGTGAIGQEHIRRCNNVLQGAKVVAVSDINVDGARAALQRLNIEAEVYQDGHQVIQSPEVDAILVTSWDPTHEEFTLAAIAAGKPVFCEKPLAMSAEGCRHVVEAEIKHGKRLVQVGFMRPYDSGYRALKKVITDGEIGEPLMLHCAHRNPTVPENYTTDMAITNTLIHELDVLRWLTNDDYKSVQVVFPRVTSKSHAKLKDPQIVLFETQKGVRIDVEIFVNCAYGYDIQCEVVGETGIAKLPEPSSVQLRKDAKLSNTILVDWKDRFIDAYDVELQAFINDVKAGQLTGPSAWDGFAASVAADACLKAQNSGAIEPVEMPPRPDFYNH
- a CDS encoding bifunctional 5-dehydro-2-deoxygluconokinase/5-dehydro-2-deoxyphosphogluconate aldolase is translated as MSTQQKRLDVICIGRIAVDFYGQQIGARLEDATSFAKYLGGSSGNVAYGTAIQGLKSAMLARVGDEHNGRFLREELQRVGCNTEGLITDEKRLTGMVILGIKDEETFPLIFYRDNCADMGLVPEDIKEEFITASRAVAVTGTHLSHPQTREAVLKALDIAKRNGLRTALDIDYRPVLWGLTSLGDGETRFIESAQVTQQLQEVVHYFDLIVGTEEEFHIAGGSTDTLTALKNVRQASQATLVCKRGPMGCVVFEGDIPDSWEQTKLQTGVRVDVLNVLGAGDAFMSGLLRGWLNDEGWEQACRYANACGALVVSRHGCAPAMPTKAELDDFLSRDKDVKRPDLDSRLNHLHRVTTRKQQWPELNVFAFDHRKQLADMAREAGVDESKIPQLKVLLLRAAEEAAQEAGLENKSGILADTTYGQKALNAITGKNWWIGRPIELPSSRPLRLEHGNIGSQLIDWPTEHVVKCLVFYHPHDSAELRKEQDDLILDVWKGCNKSGHELLLEVILPESNPDHKEAYYLEMLSHFYSLGVQPDWWKLPPMSAETWQAISGLIEQQDPYCRGILLLGLDAPEEKLKAGFAAAAKAPWVKGFAVGRTIFGQPSRMWLQGELDDQALIDTVKGNYLRLIGYWREARG